Proteins encoded in a region of the Rhodospirillaceae bacterium genome:
- a CDS encoding enoyl-CoA hydratase, with product MATIKVDTGTEELLCEIQDRVATITLNRPEVRNALGDNITPALRTTIQEMASDDTVGSLVLTGSGKAFCAGGDVKSMGQSTPPQTQTIDQKINLLKERQRTLTGSLRQVRKPTIASLPGPAAGAGLAIALACDIRIAAESSFVSTGYAAVGLSGDYGISWLLTRLVGTAKAHELMFTADRVTAEECSRIGLVNRVTTDSDLQRETFKLAHKLANGPVIALRHIKENLEDALKENFLSALDNEAERLVQTAQTEDHKEAVRAFIEKRAPVFKGE from the coding sequence ATGGCGACCATTAAGGTAGACACTGGTACCGAAGAATTATTATGTGAAATACAGGACCGGGTCGCTACTATCACCTTAAACAGACCTGAAGTACGGAACGCGTTGGGAGATAACATAACGCCCGCACTTCGTACCACAATCCAGGAAATGGCTTCAGACGATACGGTCGGGTCGCTAGTCCTTACAGGGAGTGGAAAAGCCTTTTGTGCGGGGGGAGACGTAAAAAGTATGGGGCAAAGCACACCCCCCCAAACCCAAACAATAGACCAAAAGATAAACCTCCTGAAAGAACGCCAAAGAACTCTGACTGGGAGCCTACGGCAAGTCCGTAAACCGACTATCGCCTCTCTGCCAGGTCCAGCTGCTGGAGCAGGCCTAGCCATCGCACTGGCCTGTGACATCCGAATTGCTGCCGAGTCCTCCTTTGTGAGCACAGGTTATGCTGCGGTTGGCCTTTCTGGCGACTATGGGATTTCCTGGCTACTAACAAGATTGGTGGGGACTGCCAAAGCCCATGAACTAATGTTCACGGCAGATCGAGTGACTGCCGAAGAGTGCAGCCGTATCGGACTTGTCAACCGCGTTACCACGGATTCAGACTTGCAACGAGAAACCTTTAAGCTAGCTCACAAACTAGCAAATGGCCCGGTAATCGCTTTGCGCCACATAAAAGAAAATCTCGAAGACGCCCTGAAGGAGAATTTTCTGTCAGCGTTAGACAACGAAGCCGAGAGACTTGTACAAACCGCCCAAACAGAAGACCACAAAGAGGCGGTCCGGGCATTTATTGAAAAACGAGCGCCGGTCTTCAAAGGTGAATAA
- a CDS encoding zinc/iron-chelating domain-containing protein, with protein sequence MANRYNCNKCPAYCCSYSEIVVTKSDIKRLAKHFAISTDRAQKKFTKKGETKGERILRHQLDPHFTTICRFLDTESRNCTIYTARPKICREFPGKGRCGYYDFLTFERSTQEDPEWVATTD encoded by the coding sequence ATGGCTAATCGTTACAACTGCAACAAATGTCCAGCCTATTGTTGTTCTTACTCGGAAATTGTCGTTACCAAATCAGATATTAAAAGGCTGGCCAAACACTTTGCTATTTCTACCGATAGAGCCCAAAAAAAATTCACCAAAAAGGGTGAAACCAAGGGGGAGAGGATCCTTAGGCACCAATTAGACCCCCACTTTACTACCATATGCCGCTTTTTAGACACGGAAAGCCGAAATTGCACAATATATACGGCTCGGCCCAAAATATGCCGCGAATTTCCTGGGAAAGGCAGATGTGGGTATTACGATTTTCTTACCTTCGAAAGGTCCACTCAGGAGGACCCGGAATGGGTCGCTACAACGGATTAG
- a CDS encoding NADP-dependent oxidoreductase, translating into MTTLSNHQVLLAARPVGLPKDSDWNIIETDTPELKTGEILVKNKFISVDPAMRGWMNDRATYVPPIPLKSVMRALTVGEVVQSKSPTFSKGDEVAGLGGVQNFCIAEARNWEKIDTSIAPLPMWLDTLGIAGLTAYCGLLEIGQPKTGDTVLVSGAAGSVGSHVGQIAKIKGCRVVGIAGGPDKCKHIIDTLHFDDAIDYKTEALRDGLKRTCSNGIDVFFDNVGGETLNLALGRINVGARVVICGAISQYNVTESPTGPAAYINLLGRRSRMEGFIYFDFKNKWPSMQKDLASWHSSGKIQTQHDVAHGNVSIFPKTLLRLFQGDNFGKLMIELSH; encoded by the coding sequence ATGACTACCCTCAGTAATCACCAAGTCTTATTAGCGGCTAGACCAGTCGGCCTGCCAAAAGATTCTGACTGGAACATCATTGAAACAGATACTCCAGAGTTAAAAACCGGAGAAATCTTGGTAAAAAATAAATTTATCTCGGTAGACCCTGCCATGCGAGGATGGATGAATGATCGCGCCACCTACGTGCCCCCAATCCCCCTAAAATCTGTCATGCGGGCCCTGACAGTTGGAGAGGTTGTACAAAGCAAAAGTCCAACATTCTCCAAAGGAGATGAAGTAGCAGGCCTAGGAGGAGTGCAGAATTTTTGCATCGCCGAGGCCAGAAATTGGGAGAAAATTGACACTTCAATTGCTCCTCTTCCGATGTGGCTCGATACTTTGGGCATCGCTGGACTGACGGCCTATTGTGGTTTGCTAGAAATCGGCCAACCAAAAACGGGCGATACCGTTTTGGTTTCGGGTGCAGCAGGATCTGTAGGCAGCCACGTGGGCCAAATTGCCAAAATAAAAGGATGTAGGGTTGTGGGTATCGCCGGCGGACCCGACAAGTGTAAGCACATTATAGACACACTTCATTTTGACGATGCAATCGATTATAAAACCGAAGCCCTTCGAGATGGGCTAAAACGCACATGCTCCAATGGGATAGATGTATTTTTTGACAACGTGGGGGGCGAGACGTTGAACTTAGCTCTTGGGCGGATCAATGTTGGAGCAAGAGTTGTGATTTGCGGGGCGATTTCTCAATACAATGTAACTGAATCTCCAACCGGCCCTGCCGCATATATTAATCTTTTGGGGCGCAGGAGTCGGATGGAAGGGTTTATTTATTTTGATTTTAAGAATAAGTGGCCCTCCATGCAAAAGGACCTTGCTTCTTGGCACTCTTCTGGAAAAATTCAAACTCAACATGATGTAGCTCACGGAAATGTGTCTATATTTCCTAAAACGCTTCTGAGGCTGTTCCAAGGAGATAATTTCGGGAAACTAATGATAGAACTCTCGCACTGA